In Gemmatimonadetes bacterium T265, one DNA window encodes the following:
- a CDS encoding glucan 1,4-alpha-glucosidase has product MPVRIEGRPSGERRDDSTLRPAAGAPGMEPRWTSSAKSGVGTALDPRSRVWFTLSHGVVNEVYYPRVDQAVTRDLGLLVVGPNDTFYEEKRDAASVVGLLAPGVPGYRLVNTARDGRWRVTKTVVSHPEHDVLLQHVAFELLGDPDGAADGGAPDAWRVFALLSPHVGNQGAGNDAWVADYKGMRALFAARGGTALALAASGGWADATAGYVGTSDGWQDVRAHGRLTTGANVARDGNVALCGEVDLAAAGLTSRSRRAEFVLSLGFGQNSAEAAQRARLALFDPFDAVAAAYVDDWREFLVRGTLHAAPDGAAAGGAPDLVAVSTAVLRTHEDQRAPGGMIASLSIPWGQSKGDHDLGGYHLIWPRDLVECAGGLLAAGHYESAQRTLRFLMATQEADGHWPQNMWLDGTPYWDGVQMDEAAFPILLADLAFRIGALDDLDPWPMVRAAAAFLLRHGPVTQQDRWEEDAGYSPFTLAVEIAALLAAADVAERAGEPQTATVLREAADVWNAGVERWTYVTDTPLARRVGVAGYYARIAPPDVADAPSPTGPNAGFVPIKNRVDPGLAARYDAVVSPDALALVRFGLRHARDPRILDTVRVIDAVLRTETPTGPVWHRYNEDGYGEKEDGSPFDGAGIGRGWPLFAGERGHWALLAGDAADARRLLDTMARQASDGGLIPEQVWDAPDLPERDLYCGRPAGSAMPLAWAHAEYLKLARSLADGAVFDLPPQPVVRYLERGGAPGGSGHTSAGAAPPAPRVALWAPQQKVRTMRAGQLLRVLTLDAALVHWTTDNWTTTHDTAARPVGTLDLFAADLDAGVLRPGDEVRFTIRWADARAWAGEDWTVTVEAPPG; this is encoded by the coding sequence ATGCCCGTCCGCATCGAAGGCCGCCCCTCCGGCGAGCGCCGCGACGACTCGACGCTCCGCCCGGCCGCGGGCGCGCCCGGCATGGAGCCGCGCTGGACGTCCAGCGCGAAGAGCGGCGTCGGCACCGCGCTCGACCCGCGGAGCCGCGTCTGGTTCACCCTCTCGCACGGGGTCGTCAACGAGGTCTACTACCCGCGCGTCGACCAGGCCGTCACGCGCGACCTCGGCCTGCTCGTCGTCGGGCCGAACGACACGTTCTACGAGGAGAAGCGCGACGCGGCGAGCGTGGTCGGCCTGCTCGCCCCCGGCGTGCCCGGGTACCGGCTCGTGAACACCGCGCGGGACGGCCGCTGGCGCGTCACGAAGACCGTCGTCTCGCACCCCGAGCACGACGTCCTCCTCCAGCACGTCGCCTTCGAACTGTTAGGCGATCCGGACGGCGCGGCCGACGGAGGGGCGCCCGACGCCTGGCGCGTCTTCGCCCTCCTCTCGCCGCACGTCGGCAACCAGGGGGCCGGCAACGACGCGTGGGTCGCCGACTACAAGGGCATGCGCGCCCTCTTCGCCGCGCGCGGCGGCACCGCGCTCGCGCTCGCGGCGAGCGGCGGCTGGGCCGACGCCACGGCCGGCTACGTCGGGACGAGCGACGGGTGGCAGGACGTGCGCGCGCACGGGCGCCTCACCACGGGCGCCAACGTCGCCCGCGACGGCAACGTCGCGCTCTGCGGCGAGGTCGACCTCGCGGCCGCGGGTCTAACGTCCCGCTCGCGGCGCGCCGAGTTCGTGCTCTCGTTAGGCTTCGGCCAGAACTCCGCCGAGGCGGCGCAGCGGGCGCGGCTCGCCCTCTTCGACCCGTTCGACGCGGTCGCGGCGGCGTACGTCGACGACTGGCGCGAGTTCCTCGTGCGCGGCACGCTCCACGCCGCCCCCGACGGCGCGGCCGCCGGGGGCGCGCCCGACCTCGTCGCGGTCAGCACCGCCGTGCTCCGCACGCACGAGGACCAGCGCGCGCCGGGCGGGATGATCGCCTCGCTCTCGATCCCCTGGGGCCAGTCCAAGGGCGACCACGACCTCGGCGGCTACCACCTTATCTGGCCGCGCGACCTCGTCGAGTGCGCGGGCGGGCTGCTCGCCGCGGGGCACTACGAGAGCGCGCAACGCACGCTCCGCTTCCTCATGGCCACCCAGGAGGCCGACGGGCACTGGCCGCAGAACATGTGGCTCGACGGCACGCCCTACTGGGACGGCGTGCAGATGGACGAGGCCGCGTTCCCGATCCTCCTCGCCGACCTCGCCTTCCGCATCGGCGCGCTCGACGACCTCGACCCGTGGCCGATGGTGCGCGCCGCGGCCGCGTTCCTCCTCCGCCACGGGCCGGTCACGCAGCAGGACCGCTGGGAAGAGGACGCCGGCTACTCGCCGTTCACCCTCGCCGTCGAGATCGCCGCCCTGCTCGCCGCCGCCGATGTCGCCGAGCGCGCCGGCGAGCCGCAGACGGCGACCGTGTTGCGCGAGGCGGCCGACGTCTGGAACGCGGGCGTCGAGCGGTGGACGTACGTGACCGACACCCCGCTCGCGCGCCGGGTCGGCGTGGCGGGCTACTACGCGCGCATCGCGCCGCCTGACGTCGCCGACGCGCCCTCGCCCACGGGGCCGAACGCGGGCTTCGTCCCGATCAAGAACCGCGTCGACCCCGGGCTCGCGGCCCGCTACGACGCGGTCGTGAGCCCCGACGCGCTCGCGCTCGTCCGCTTCGGCCTGCGGCACGCGCGCGACCCGCGCATCCTCGACACGGTGCGCGTGATCGACGCCGTGCTTCGCACCGAGACACCCACCGGCCCGGTCTGGCACCGCTACAACGAGGACGGCTACGGCGAAAAGGAGGACGGCTCGCCCTTCGACGGCGCCGGGATCGGGCGCGGGTGGCCGCTGTTCGCGGGCGAGCGCGGGCACTGGGCGCTCCTCGCCGGCGACGCCGCCGACGCGCGGCGGCTGCTCGACACGATGGCGCGCCAGGCGAGCGACGGCGGCCTCATCCCCGAGCAGGTCTGGGACGCGCCCGACCTGCCCGAGCGCGACCTCTACTGCGGGCGCCCCGCCGGCTCGGCGATGCCGCTCGCCTGGGCGCACGCGGAGTACCTCAAGCTGGCGCGCTCGCTCGCCGACGGCGCCGTGTTCGACCTGCCGCCGCAGCCGGTGGTGCGCTACCTCGAACGCGGCGGCGCGCCCGGCGGCTCCGGCCACACGAGCGCCGGCGCCGCGCCGCCCGCGCCACGCGTCGCCCTCTGGGCGCCGCAGCAGAAGGTGCGCACCATGCGCGCCGGGCAGCTGCTGCGCGTGCTCACGCTCGACGCGGCGCTCGTGCACTGGACCACGGACAACTGGACGACCACGCACGACACCGCCGCGCGCCCGGTCGGTACGCTCGACCTGTTCGCCGCGGACCTCGACGCGGGCGTGCTGCGCCCGGGCGACGAGGTCCGCTTCACGATCCGCTGGGCCGACGCGCGCGCCTGGGCGGGGGAAGATTGGACGGTCACGGTCGAGGCGCCGCCGGGCTGA
- a CDS encoding aldo/keto reductase, whose protein sequence is MDYTTLGHTGLVVSRLCLGCMSYGSSQWRPWVLDEEAARPFFRRAVEAGVTFFDTADMYSVGASEEVTGRALRELAPRDEVVIATKVYNPMGPGPNMKGLGRKHVVQACEASLKRLGVETIDLYQIHRFDPSVPVEETLEALNDLVRAGKVRYLGASSGPAWRMAQALSASERRGWARFVSMQNHYNLVYREEEREMVPLCLEAGVGMIPWSPLARGLLARPRPADSRVAGAGTTRAGSDPYAETLYDAPEDFEVVDAVQRVAEARGAPMGAVALAWLLGRPGVAAPIVGATKPPHLEVALAALELKLTDEEVAALEAPYRPHAVRGF, encoded by the coding sequence GTGGACTACACCACCCTCGGCCACACCGGCCTCGTCGTCTCGCGCCTCTGCCTCGGCTGCATGAGCTACGGCTCGTCGCAGTGGCGCCCGTGGGTGCTCGACGAGGAGGCGGCGCGCCCCTTCTTCCGGCGCGCCGTCGAGGCCGGGGTCACCTTTTTCGACACGGCCGACATGTACTCCGTCGGCGCGAGCGAGGAGGTCACCGGGCGCGCGCTCCGCGAGCTCGCGCCGCGCGACGAGGTCGTGATCGCGACGAAGGTCTACAACCCGATGGGCCCCGGGCCCAACATGAAGGGGCTCGGCCGCAAGCACGTCGTGCAGGCGTGCGAGGCGAGCCTCAAGCGGTTAGGCGTCGAAACGATCGACCTCTACCAGATCCACCGCTTCGACCCCTCGGTGCCGGTCGAGGAGACGCTCGAGGCGCTCAACGACCTCGTGCGCGCGGGCAAGGTGCGCTACCTCGGCGCGAGCTCGGGGCCCGCGTGGCGCATGGCGCAGGCGCTCTCGGCGAGCGAGCGGCGCGGGTGGGCGCGGTTCGTCTCGATGCAGAACCACTACAACCTCGTCTACCGCGAGGAGGAGCGCGAGATGGTGCCGCTCTGCCTCGAAGCGGGCGTCGGGATGATCCCGTGGTCGCCGCTCGCGCGCGGGCTGCTCGCGCGGCCGCGCCCGGCGGACTCGCGCGTGGCCGGGGCGGGGACGACGCGCGCCGGCAGCGACCCGTACGCGGAGACGCTCTACGACGCGCCCGAGGACTTCGAGGTGGTGGACGCGGTGCAGCGCGTGGCGGAGGCGCGCGGGGCGCCGATGGGCGCGGTGGCGCTCGCCTGGCTGTTAGGCCGGCCGGGCGTGGCGGCGCCGATCGTCGGGGCGACGAAGCCGCCGCACCTGGAGGTCGCGCTCGCGGCGCTGGAATTGAAGCTGACGGACGAGGAGGTCGCGGCGCTCGAGGCGCCGTACCGGCCGCACGCGGTGCGGGGGTTCTGA